The following proteins come from a genomic window of Rutidosis leptorrhynchoides isolate AG116_Rl617_1_P2 chromosome 10, CSIRO_AGI_Rlap_v1, whole genome shotgun sequence:
- the LOC139870513 gene encoding uncharacterized protein codes for MLESQKEATVADRISIVNYNSIGIWDWSRAPSGRALDELAELTNLISSVSISDRPDSWKFSLDTSGIFTTSSLSNLINTLKDGVHSRNILLPRNKYVPQKVFIFTWRVIQLKIPVRSELDKKGIDLHTILCPLCDHHIETIEHALINCPNVSSIWAQLLDWWNQNNTTISDINGAIIFDQGFSHNSVGSSLWQATKWIACYIIWKHRNLKVFSNKMWNPAMLISEIQSQSFSWISNRSRKKNPIEWHQWLLNPSYYVASPQNRMGIG; via the coding sequence ATGTTGGAATCTCAAAAAGAAGCAACTGTTGCCGACAGAATATCGATTGTTAATTACAACTCAATCGGAATCTGGGACTGGTCCCGAGCACCTAGCGGACGGGCATTGGACGAACTGGCGGAACTCACTAATTTAATATCATCCGTAAGTATTTCGGATCGTCCCGACTCATGGAAATTTTCTCTTGATACATCCGGCATCTTCACTACATCATCATTGTCAAATCTGATTAATACACTTAAAGACGGCGTCCACTCTCGAAACATATTACTTCCCCGGAACAAATACGTGCCACAAAAGGTCTTCATATTCACATGGAGAGTCATTCAACTAAAAATCCCGGTTAGAAGTGAACTTGATAAAAAAGGAATTGATTTACATACAATCCTATGTCCCTTATGCGATCATCATATCGAAACCATTGAACATGCGTTGATTAATTGTCCTAATGTGTCTTCAATTTGGGCACAACTGCTTGATTGGTGGAACCAAAATAACACAACAATTTCCGACATCAACGGTGCCATCATCTTCGACCAAGGATTCTCACATAACTCCGTTGGATCTTCCTTATGGCAAGCTACTAAATGGATTGCGTGCTACATTATATGGAAACATAGAAACTTAAAAGTCTTCTCAAATAAAATGTGGAATCCCGCTATGCTTATCTCCGAGATTCAATCGCAAAGTTTTAGCTGGATCTCAAATCGTTCTCGGAAGAAAAATCCTATTGAATGGCATCAATGGCTTCTCAACCCTTCTTACTATGTGGCATCGCCTCAAAATCGCATGGGAATCGGCTAA